In Gammaproteobacteria bacterium, the genomic stretch AGGTAGAAGCGCAGATACAAAGCGACAGCCAATGTTAAGCTTAGCGATGCTGGTCTATATATTACCTAACCTTAGATCATTCAAAAAATTTTCAGCTTGGATTAAATGCTTTCTAGTTGGAAAAGACGTTATTTTCCGTTGGGGTGATCCACTACCCTTCGTTATGCAGCTTTTTGCTGTAATCAATTTTTTTAAGATTAGTCGAAAACAAAATATCAGTCTCATTGAAGCAACCACTCACGATATTGAATGGAATGGTGACTAATGAAAGTGCTAGTAACAGGTGCAACAGGTTTTTTAGGCAAAGCGCTCAGTTTCCGTCTTCAAAAGATGGGGTATGAGGTTACTGTTTTAGGAAGAAATCTTGAAATATGTAGGCAACTCGAAGGAAGTATTTTCCGTGTGTTAAAAAGTGATCTGACAAATAATAATCAAATTATAAATGCCTGTGAAAATCAAAATTATGTTTTCCACTGTGGCGCATTATCTTCACCGTGGGGAAAATATCAGGATTTTTACTCAGCGAATGTAATAGGTACCCAAAATGTAGTGCAAGGGTGTATGGCGCATAACATTAATCGTTTAATTCATGTATCAACACCAAGTATTTATTTTGATTTTACGGATAAATGTAATATTTCTGAGAGAGATGTTTTACCGCTAAAATCAGTTAATGCTTATGCCAAAACAAAACTGCTAGCTGAAAATGAAATAGATTTGGCTTATCAACAAGGATTGTCTGTTATGACTATTCGGCCAAGAGGATTATTTGGACCAGGTGATACGGCTATTCTACCTAGATTAATTAAAGCGCATGCGTCCATGTCTTTACCTTTATTTAAAAAGGGTAAGGTGCTTGTTGATATGACTTATGTTGATAATGTAGTGGAAGCGTTAATTTTATGTATGAATGCACCAAATGAAGCTATTGGTAAGAAATTTAATATTACCAATGATGAGCCGATGTATATTATTGAATTGCTCGAAAAGTTGTTCATGAGGCTTGGTATTAAATTAAAAACCAAATTTGTAAATTATCAGATAGCGAATCTTGTTGCAGGTATGCTCGAACATTTTTACCAATTATTTTATTCAAACAAAGAGCCGCCATTTACTCGATACACATTAGGATTATTAGCAAAAGATCAAACTTTAAATATAACGGCAGCAAAAAATATATTGGGTTATAAACCACAAGTTAGTATTGAAGAAGGGTTAGATCGATATGTGGCTTCATTAACGAAAGTGAGTAGGCACCATGGCGATTAATTTTAAATTGTTCAATACAGGTTTTTGCTTTAGCTTGGAAAAGTTAGCTGTTAGAACAGCGCCATGGCGTTGTTCTAAATTTCCCGCTATGTTTGCGCTGATCCAACATCCACAGCACGGCAATATTTTATTCGATACAGGCCATTCAAATAGATTCTATGAATTAACAAATAAATTTCCAATGTGTATATATCGATGGTTAATTCACGTCGAGCATGATAAAAAATCTGATGCGGCATATCAGATAAAAGAATTTGGAGTCATGCCAGAAGAAATAAATTATATTATTATTTCCCATTTTCATGCAGATCATATCGGTTCTTTGCATGATTTTCCAAATGCCAGATTTATCTATCTACAAGAATCTTATGACGCTGTAAAAAACTTAAATCGTTTTTCCGCACTCAAAGCAGGTTTTTTATCTGGTCTTGTTCCAGACAGTTTTGTGCAACGCTCCTATTTGCTAAACAGTAAGCCCTCTATTTCGCTACCTGAAGAATATTCGCCTTTTAAAATAGGTTATCAAGTTTTTAGTGATGATAATATGGTCGCTGTTGATTTGCCCGGTCATGCGCACGGACAAATAGGACTATTTTTGAAAATAACAGCAAATGAAAGAGTTTTTCTGATTGGAGATGCTTGCTGGACGAGTCAGTCTTATTCGAATCTTGTGCTTCCACACACTATTTCTTTTTTAGCAATGTCAGGCAAAAAAGAATATATTAAGACTCTGAAAAATATTCATGACTTAAATAAAAACGCACCCCATGTAAAAATTATTCCTTCTCATTGTCAGCAAGTTTGGAATGAAATAAATAAAGGACATCTATAACAAATTCTAAATAGTCTTGTAAATTAATAAAGATGAAATGAGTTTGCAAATTCGATTTCATATTTCCAAGTTTTATTATTAAGAATATTTCTATTTTTAATAAAATTATTTGTCATATCGTTTAATTAATGGCATACCAATATGATTAACTATCCATTTTAAAAGCGTCCATGCCCTTCTTCTCCCTATAGGCAAATGCTTTGTATAGACAGCATGATACTCAGGTGCTGAAACATGACCACGATGACGCTTAAATCCCCCAGCACCAGCGCTCGAGTGCAGGATTGTATCATTTTCTATTGCAATGTTAATTTTAATCGCCGATAACATGCGATATAAACCTAGTTTTGCAGGTTGGTTTGTATCGTATCCAAATAGTGGTGCGTAGGTAATATTATTGCGTGTTAGGCAGCCAATGAACGCATCTATTTGATTAGCCTTTTTAATCGTTCTTATATTAAACATCAAGTTGTTTGTTAAAAAACCGATAAACTCTGTTGAATATTGAGGGTTCAAATACGAATATTTATCAAGATACAAGGAATCATATAGCTCTTTCATTCTGAAAATATCTTGTTGAGTTAAGTTGTCCTCCCCAACGTCATACCCTGAATCACGTAAAATTTTTTCATCTCTACGTAAATCAGTAGGTTTTCGCTGCTGAAATTCTTTTAGTTTTTCTTTTGAAAGCATATGAATTCGACGGCTTCCAATCAAAAAATACTTATTTTTTTGTAAATTGTTTATGGTGGATAGATCAGTAATAAAGTTCAAAGTGCGAAAGAGAATAGCGTGCTGAGGAAATTTTCTTATTAAAAATTGTGTGATGCTTCTAACCTGTTCGTTTGAAAGGGTTGAATAAATATTAGTAGGGAATAACCAGTTATTAACATGGATACATTTATCAATTTTACCGGCATTCAAAATTTTACCTAACGCATTTAAAACTAAGGCGGCTATTTTTCTGATAAATAGATTTTTTATAACAGATAATTCCTCAATCGTGTAACTGATGTATTGTGTATATGCCGATACAAGATAAGTATTTTTAGGTATAAAATCGCATATCGTAAGTGGAATAATCTGATTATTTATTTTAAGCAAGCAAAAAACTGCTGTTGCATTCTTAATAATAGAAAAAGGTTGGTTTTTTAGTACAGTAAGTAAATAATCTTTTTCTGAGGTGGATATATCAGATGGCCATGTTATCTCGTCTATTGTTTCAACATCAAAAAAAGTCACTTGACTAGTCATAAATACTGCCTTCATCGATATTGAATTTTCTTATTATTCGGCGTAATTTCCTGCCTTTTTCAGGTAAAGAAAACTCTCCAAAATGTAGCTCTGGACAAATAACATTTAGCTGCTGACAAAGGGTTGTTAAATTATTTTTTATTTCGGATTTTATTTTATCCGATGTGCTGTTATTGCAGCGTAAGTTAATTTCTAATACAGATGGGTTTTTTTGAATAACGGTATATTCAAGGATATTAGGAGAGCTAGTTACCAATGCACGTCGAATAAAATCAGGAAAAATAGGTTCTAATTTTCCGTCCTTAATAGTTTTCATAAAAAAAAGATCATCACACCTTCCATCAACTTGTTCTAGCGCTGTATAAAGTGAACCACAAGCACAGGCTTCTTTACGCTCAGTAAGGACATCATTGAGTCGATAACGAATGATGGGTTGTGTGGTGCGATAAAAGTCAGTAATGACTGGGATAAATTTTCTTTTCTCTGCATCAATATATTCTTTTTCTACAAGAAGGATATCTTCGTTAAGATGTAAGGTGCCTTGCTTACAAGTAACGGCTAAAAAGCCTTCGGTTGCTTGATAAATTTGATGTACAGTTTGTTTAAACTGTTTTTCGATATACACCTTGTCAATCGGTTCTAACACTTCAGCGACGGAAATAATCCGAATAGGCTTTATTGCTAATTTATTTGTAGATTGTGCAACTGCTAAGATTCTTAACATTGAAGGAGGTGCAACTAAGATGCTGGGTTGAAATTGATTTAATTTCGTTATTTGTAATTCCACACTATCTAACAAATCATAAAAATCAAATTGAATGAATCGGCTATTTAATGTCGTATAAATGTTGCTATTGGCTCTTAAGAAAAAAGCAATATGTTGTTTTGAAAACAAGGTCTGAGGTAACATTTTAGCAAGAATTACCCCTGCCCATGCTAATCGCTCGTTTTCACTCACTAAGAACAATCCTCTATTTCCTGAAGTTCCAGAAGAAAGGCCAACGGTGTATTTTCCAAGAGTGGGACTAAAGTTTCTGGATTTTTCTGCTTTTATTGCAATTTCGTCTGCAATATTAAAATCTATTCCTGCGGTGTTTAAAGCGCTAAAATTTTGCATCAAAATATTTTTATCTAAGAGAGGTAATTTCTTCCAATCAGTTAAAGAAAATCCTGCATAAAATTCTTTATAAAAAGTTGAGTTTTTTATTGCGAAACGAGCTATTGCTTGTGCTTTTTTGTTTTGCCAATTGATAAGTTTTTCCCTGCTATTAAAATAATAATTTTTGTAGCGGGTAAGTAAATACCATTTAATTATTTCTAATAAAATTCGCATTTGTTTTGTTAAGCTTATTTATAGATATGCAAGATTAAAACTTGAGCAATTGTATCATATTGTGATTTTTTATACACTCTTTAAGCGCTTGATATTAGAGATAAAAATACTATATATGCGGCATTATTCATCATTATTTAATAAAATACATGTGGTTATACAACCAAAAGCTCTCTCTAAACCCACTCCTGGTCACACTGCGTGAGTGCGTCAATATATCATCATCATGAACCCCATTAGGAAACGCTGCGGACGCGTCTATAAAATCTAATACCAAAGCGATAGACTCAGTCAAATAATAACGCCGGCTTAAATTAAGCTCCAAGTTCCTTTAATATCTCATCTTCTAATTCTTTTGCAGAGGGTAACTTATTTGAAAGTTCTTTCGGCAACTGCTTTGATAAACGGAATTCAGAAACGCCCATGGGCTTATTAATACCGTGTAATGTATATTCAACATCGAAACGATCTCTTTCAGAACATAAAATTATACCTATAGAGGGATTTTCATGCGGTTCAAGTACAAAATCATCTAATAAATTTAAATAAAAATTCATTTTTTCCGGCATACTCTGGTTGAAATTTACCTTTTTTAATTTCCATTGCCACGAGGTCTTGTAAACGTCTATTAAAAAATAATAAATCAATAAATACTTCTCTTCCTTCGGCAACAATACGATATTGATTGCCAATAAAGGAAAATCCGTATCCTAGACCAATCATGACCGTTTTGATTTTGTTAACCATGCGATTTTCAATTTCAGCTTCAAGTACAGACCCGGCGCAGTTTACGCTCTTTAACTAATTTGCAAGGGGAATTTGTTTTAGCAAATGCTTACGGTAATGGGGCTTCTTGACCCTATTGTAAATATTGTATCATGACTTTAAAACCAATAATCCTCATGAAATAACTAAAGCAATTAATAATAATAACAGTCAATCATCAATTTGTATTCTTGAGTTAAGCCTGCGATCTCTATCCCGCAATGGTAAGCTGTACCATGTCGAGCTTACAGCAAAATATAAGGTCTTAACGTTACTAATATTAGAAATAACGTTTACAATTGATCTATATATACCCTTTAATTACAAATATCGTTAAATTGTTCGGTAAAAATCTTATAATTTTTCTGTTTCAATCTTCTCGTTCAATTCAGCTTCAATTTCCGCAATGCTTGGCAATCTCGTTTTAAGTTCTTTGGGTAATGCTTTCGATAAAGTATATTCTGAAACTCCAATGGGCGCTTTAATGTTGCGTAAAGCATACTCAGCTACAACTTTATGCTTCGATTTGCATAACAGTATGCCGATTGTTGGCTGATCACACTCTTTTTTCATTTGATCATCAACTACTGCAAGATAAAAACCAAGCTGTCCTGTGTGCTCTGGTTTGAACTTGCCAGCTTTGAGTTCAATCACGACAAATGAGCGCAAGTTTAGATGATAGAAAAGTAAGTCAATGAAAAATTCTTGATTATCAAACGTCAAGGGTACTTGAGAGCCAACAAATGCAAAACCTTGTCCTAATTCAAGTAGGAAATCTCTCACATGCGTAATGAGTGCATCTTCAATTGAGCGTTCATGAGCTTTGCCTTGGATAGTTAAGAAATCGAAATTATAAGGGTCTTTCAATATTTCATTAGCTAAATTAGATTGCTCGGGTGGTAAATGATCGTGAAAATTACTTATTTTGTTATTAGCAATCCCTTGCCGTTGATATAGGTTGCTTTGAATCTGCATTTCTAAAACTGAGCGAGACCAGCCATTTTTAATGACTTGTACGGCGTACCACTCTCTGATCTTTTCAGGCTCTACCATCTGCATCAAGCGGACAATGTGCCCCCATGGTAATTGCGAAACAGCTTGTTTCGCAAATTCGATCTTAGGATATAGGGTCGCAAAACGGCGGATATGCTCAAGATTGCGTTTAGAAAATCCTCGCATCTCGGGGAAAGTTTGGCGTATGTCGTGAGAGAATTGTGCTAAAAATCGATCACCCCAATTATGAGCTTTTTGTTTGTCTATTAATTCACAGCCCAATTCCCAATAGAATTTAATTAGCTCACTATTTGCCGCAATAGCAGCACGAGTTTGGGCAATTTTTAGGCGGTTTTTGA encodes the following:
- a CDS encoding NAD-dependent epimerase/dehydratase family protein, which encodes MKVLVTGATGFLGKALSFRLQKMGYEVTVLGRNLEICRQLEGSIFRVLKSDLTNNNQIINACENQNYVFHCGALSSPWGKYQDFYSANVIGTQNVVQGCMAHNINRLIHVSTPSIYFDFTDKCNISERDVLPLKSVNAYAKTKLLAENEIDLAYQQGLSVMTIRPRGLFGPGDTAILPRLIKAHASMSLPLFKKGKVLVDMTYVDNVVEALILCMNAPNEAIGKKFNITNDEPMYIIELLEKLFMRLGIKLKTKFVNYQIANLVAGMLEHFYQLFYSNKEPPFTRYTLGLLAKDQTLNITAAKNILGYKPQVSIEEGLDRYVASLTKVSRHHGD
- a CDS encoding MBL fold metallo-hydrolase gives rise to the protein MEKLAVRTAPWRCSKFPAMFALIQHPQHGNILFDTGHSNRFYELTNKFPMCIYRWLIHVEHDKKSDAAYQIKEFGVMPEEINYIIISHFHADHIGSLHDFPNARFIYLQESYDAVKNLNRFSALKAGFLSGLVPDSFVQRSYLLNSKPSISLPEEYSPFKIGYQVFSDDNMVAVDLPGHAHGQIGLFLKITANERVFLIGDACWTSQSYSNLVLPHTISFLAMSGKKEYIKTLKNIHDLNKNAPHVKIIPSHCQQVWNEINKGHL
- a CDS encoding adenylate cyclase is translated as MRILLEIIKWYLLTRYKNYYFNSREKLINWQNKKAQAIARFAIKNSTFYKEFYAGFSLTDWKKLPLLDKNILMQNFSALNTAGIDFNIADEIAIKAEKSRNFSPTLGKYTVGLSSGTSGNRGLFLVSENERLAWAGVILAKMLPQTLFSKQHIAFFLRANSNIYTTLNSRFIQFDFYDLLDSVELQITKLNQFQPSILVAPPSMLRILAVAQSTNKLAIKPIRIISVAEVLEPIDKVYIEKQFKQTVHQIYQATEGFLAVTCKQGTLHLNEDILLVEKEYIDAEKRKFIPVITDFYRTTQPIIRYRLNDVLTERKEACACGSLYTALEQVDGRCDDLFFMKTIKDGKLEPIFPDFIRRALVTSSPNILEYTVIQKNPSVLEINLRCNNSTSDKIKSEIKNNLTTLCQQLNVICPELHFGEFSLPEKGRKLRRIIRKFNIDEGSIYD
- a CDS encoding DUF1016 domain-containing protein produces the protein MNKQLEKKNDSLQLDQNYKHFLTNIKNRLKIAQTRAAIAANSELIKFYWELGCELIDKQKAHNWGDRFLAQFSHDIRQTFPEMRGFSKRNLEHIRRFATLYPKIEFAKQAVSQLPWGHIVRLMQMVEPEKIREWYAVQVIKNGWSRSVLEMQIQSNLYQRQGIANNKISNFHDHLPPEQSNLANEILKDPYNFDFLTIQGKAHERSIEDALITHVRDFLLELGQGFAFVGSQVPLTFDNQEFFIDLLFYHLNLRSFVVIELKAGKFKPEHTGQLGFYLAVVDDQMKKECDQPTIGILLCKSKHKVVAEYALRNIKAPIGVSEYTLSKALPKELKTRLPSIAEIEAELNEKIETEKL